In Syntrophales bacterium, the DNA window GTGATCTTTTCCAATCCTCCCTTTGCCGGTGTCCTTCCCAAAGAATCGATCCGTAAAGACCTGCCCACCAACTCCAAGAAGAGCGAGCTACTCTTTCTGGGCGTAATGATGGAGGCTCTGGCTCCGAACGGACAGTGTGCCGTGGTGGTGCCCGAGGGGCTGCTTTTCGGTTCCACTGCGGCCCATAAAGAGCTGCGGCGCAAGCTGATCGAGGATTTCGACTTGCTGGCCGTGGTTTCCCTGCCCGCCGGGGTGTTCAAACCCTACGCGGGAGTTAAAACCGGCGTTCTGGTCTTCCGGAGGCCGGCTTCAGGCACTAAAAAGGACAAAAAGACCAAACACAAGGAAAAGGTCTGGTTCTACGAGGTGCGTGCGGACGGCTTTGACCCGGACAAGATTTCCGGCGGTGGCCGACCTGAAACGCCTGACCGCAATGACATTCCAGATCTACTAAACGAGTGGAAGGCCTACAAGGAATCCAAGTTTTCGAATCCGCCGGGTGTTGAAGCCGGAACCCTTTTACAGTCCGATTCCGAAGAGCCCCGCTGCTGGTGGGCAAGCATCAAAACCGTCACGGAAAACGATTACAACCTCGCTGCAGGTCGCTACAAACCCCAGGTTGCCGAGAAAATCCCAGAGGGAGATCCCGCCGAACTTATTCGGGATGTGCTGCAAATCGAACGCGAGATCACCGAGGGGTTGGAGAAACTGCTTCGGGAAGTGGAAAATGGATAATCACAAAGAACATAAACTGAGTGTAAAGGCGGCTGAACGCTTAGAGCGTGGCAGAAAACGGAAAGGGGTGGCCATGCCGGTTCCCTCGACGCATGTTGGGCTGCCGGCAGAGTATGGCTCCCTACTGTCGGACATCAAGCACCGCATTGCCGACATCCGTCTTCAGGTAGCCCTGTCAGCCAATGCAGCAATGGTCATACTCTACTGGGACATCGGCCGGGCTATTTTACAACTTCAGGCCGCCAAGGGCTGGGGCGCCAAAGTGATTGACCGCTTGTCCGCCGACCTGCGAGAGGCGTTTCCCGATATGAAAGGGCTTTCCCCTCGTAACCTCAAGTATATGCGGGCTTTTGCCGACGCCTGGCCCGACCGGACAATTGTGCAGCAGCTTGCTGCACAAATTCCCTGGGCCCACAACTGTCTCCTGTTGGACCGCTTTGAAGACTCCAGCACCCGACGCTGGTACATCCAGGCAACCATTGAGAACGGTTGGAGTCGACATATCCTGTCGCAGCAAATTGATCGCCAAGCGCACAAACGCCAAGGCAAAGCGGTTCATAACTTCGCCTTAACCCTACCGCCCGCCGACTCGGACCTGGCCAGGCAAGTTTTCAAAGATCCGTATTTGTTCGACTTCCTTGGAACGGCCGATCCTCGTCGCGAGCGCGAGGTCGAGCAAGCACTGGTGGATCATGTGCAAAAATTCCTGTTGGAACTTGGCGCTGGATTCTCCTTCGTCGGGCGGCAGGTGCATCTGGAGTTTTCGGATAGCGATTACTATCTTGATCTGTTGTTCTATCATTTGAAGTTGCGTTGTTTTATTGTCGTAGAACTCAAAGCCGTACCGTTCGAGCCGGAGTTCGTCGGCAAGCTCAATATGTACTTGTCGGCCGTTGATGACCTTTTGCGCCATCCCGATGACAAACCGAGCATCGGATTGCTACTTTGCAAGGGCAAGAACAGGATCAAGGCCGAATATGCCCTGCGCGACTTCGGCAAACCCATGGGTGTGGCCGACTGGCAGAAACAACTCGCCGAAAGCCTGCCCGGCGACCTGAAGACCAGTTTGCCCAGTGTCGAGGAGATCGAAGCGGAACTGAGTGGCCTGGCGAGAGAGAAGCGAAAGAAACCGCGCAACCCCAAGGTTGATGATTGAAAGAAGGCCTATGCAACCGGCGAATAAAAATATCAGATCAAAGATGTTCGAAGCGGAGGCAGTCGAATGAGGTGGCCAACACGAACTTTAGGTCAAATCGCTACCATCACCGGAGGGAGTACCCCAAGCCGTACTCAAGAAGAGTATTGGAACGGATCAATTCTATGGCTTACTCCGACCGACCTCCCAATGCCTGGCAAAGGCATTGCCGATGTGAGTGACACGGCAGGCAAAATTACTGAGGAAGGGTTAGCTGCAATCTCCGCACAGCTTCTTCCTGTCGGGACTGTGTTGTTCTCTTCTCGTGCAACAATTGGAAAACTTGGAATCTCAAGACTCCCTCTCGCCACGAATCAGGGTTTTGCCAATTTCATTCCTAAGAATTTTGTTGATGCAAAATATCTTGCTTACTGTTTGCTACACTATACGGCCGAAATCACCGCTTTAGCTGGATCAACTACTTTCAAAGAAGTTACCAAGACTGCATTAAAGAAATTTAAAATTCCTCTTCCCGCTCTTTCCGAGCAACGCCGTATTGTGGAAATCCTCGATCAGGCGGATCAGCTGCGTAAAAAACGCGCCGAAGCCGACGCCAAAGCCGCCCGCATCCTCCCCGCCCTCTTCTACAAAATGTTCGGCGATCCGGCCACGAATCCGAAAGGGTGGCCTATCGATGTTCTTTCTAAGCTGGTAAAAGTACAAGGAGGATATGCATTTAAAAATGCAGATTTTGTGGAAGAAGGTGTTTTGCTAGTGCGCATTGGTAACATAAATTGTGGAGAAGTTGTTTCCACAATTAATTCAGCTCATTTACCGTCATTTTTTTGTGAGGAGCATACAAACTACTTCATACACAATGGTGATCTTCTAATAGCTTTGACCGGAGCTACAACAGGAAAATTGGGAAGATTTTGGCTTAAAGAACCTGCATTGCTTAATCAGCGTGTGGGTAGGTTCCAACCATTAACAAAAGAAAAAGAAATAATTAATTATTTACACCTTTTTATGGAAACAGATTATGCGCAAAATTATATTTGGCAGTATGCAAGAGGGTTTGGACAACCCAACATTGCACCTCGACAAATTGAATCAATGCTAGTCCCAGTTCCACCAGCAGAACTTATCCATAAGTTTTCAGTTTTTTGTGATAAGCTCATAAAAAAAATTAAAAACCATAAACCCGCAAAAGAAAAATTAGAAACCTTATATGCTCTCCTACTTCACCGCGCCTTTATCGGCGATCTGACCTCCAAATGGCGCGAGGCGCATATGAAGGAACTTCTGACGGAAATGGAGACACAGGCCAAAGCGTTGAACGTGAGGATGGGATCATGAAATTCTGCTATTTCGATGAAAGCGGTATGGGTGAAGAACCCTATCTCGTGATCGCGGGGATTATAGTTGATGCCACTCGAATGCACGTCACCAAAGACGCTTGGGCGAATTTTCTCGGATATCTCTCGAAGGCGGCAGGAAGACGGATAGAAGAATTCCACTCTCGTGAGTTTTATCGTGGTAATGGGGTTTGGCACGGCACCGATGGAGCTAACCGGGCACGGATTATCGAGGCGGTTTTCAATTGGGTTGAAAACAGAAAGCACAAGTGCGTGTTCAGCGGAATAGATAAGGAAGAGTACGAGAAGAAATTTGCGAGGGATGAACGGCTCAAACAGTTTAAATCTAAGTGGTGTGCCGCTGCCATGCATTGTACCCTTCAGGTGCAGAAGCAGCATCAGCGTGAGGCCAAGACCAAAGGCCATAGTGTTCTGATCTTTGACCGGGAGGTTTCAGAAGAAACCGACTTCAGCCTGCTCATCCATAAGTCGCCTCAATGGATCGATACCTTCTACGGGCGGGAAAAGAAGCAAACTGCTCTGAATCAGGTTGTGGATGTTCCGTTTTTTGCGGATTCGAAACACATCCTTTTGGCTCAAGTCGCGGATCTGTTTGCTTACATTTTAAGGACTTGGGCCGAAATTAAGGATGGATTGCTAAAAGAGAAATACAAGGATGAAGGCGACAAAATGAGGGACTGGTCGGAGCGAATCGCCCCAATAGCCCACCCGCGTTCGAGTCGCTATCTCGTAAGGGGGCGCTGCAAAGCCGCGCAACTGTTCTGGGACCTTGCGCCATCATCTTTAAGGCAACTGTGATAGGGAGATGACATGCTGACTGCCTTACGAATTGGAAATTTCAAGGCCTTTGCCGAAACGCAGCGGATTCCGGCCCGTCCCTTGCTCCTGACCTATGGGACGAACAGTTCGGGTAAAACAAACCGCGGACCACTTGAAAAGCAAGAAAGGGAATAACCAGTGAAATCCATTTTCTTGTATTCAGTGGCCCAAACATAAAGAGCACCTCATGACCAATCTGTCCGTAAAACCCAATTCTTCAGAGATCGTTCTTTACCAGACCGAGGACGGCCGCACACGCATCCAGGTCCGGCTGGAGGATGAGACGGTCTGGCTGACGCAGAAGCTCATGGCAGAACTGTTCCAGAAGGATGTGCGGACCATCAACGAACATATCCGCAACATATTTGCGGAAGGGGAGTTGTCGCCGGAATCAGTTATCCGGAATTTCCGGATAACTGCCGCAGACGGCAAAACATATGATACCCAGCATTATAACCTGGATGTCATTATTTCCGTCGGCTATCGGGTGAAATCCCACCGAGGCACCCAGTTCCGCATCTGGGCCACCCAGAGGCTTCGGGAATACATCGTCAAGGGGTTCACCCTGGATGACGAGCGGCTCAAGCAGGCGGGCGGCGGCAACTATTTCGATGAACTTCTGGCCCGCATCCGGGACATCCGCGCCTCGGAAAAGGTCTTCTGGCGCAAGGTGCTCGATATTTACGCCACCAGCATTGACTATGACCCCAACACGGATACGTCCCGCCGTTTCTTCCAGATCGTTCAGAACAAGATGCACTGGGCCGCTGTCGGCCACACCGCCGCCGAGATCATCGCCGCCCGTGCCAATGCTAACAAGCCGCACATGGGGCTGACCTCCTGGACCGGGATCAGACCGACCCGGGAGGATATCGAAGTCGCCAAGAACTACCTGAGCGCAGAGGAACTGGACACGCTCAACCGGATTGTGGCTATGTACCTCGATTTTGCCGAACTTCAAGCCTTGAGCCGCAGGCCCATGTACATGAAGGACTGGATCGCCAAACTGGATGAATTTCTCAAGGTCAGCGAGCGGGATATACTTACCCATGCGGGTAAAATAAGCCACGAGGAGGCCGTTGAAAAGGCAAGGATTGAATATGAAAAATTCCGCAAACAGGCGCTGGAAGAACTCTCCCCGGTGGAACGACACTTTATCGAAGCGGTGAAGGAAGTGAAGAAACTGGAAAGGAATAAACCACGAACCACACAAAAAACACGAAAAAGAAAATAAAGGACGCGATCTTCGGTCGAGTATTTCGAGTATTTCGTGGTTCAAAAGAGGTTTTTATGCTGACTGTCTTACGAATTGGAAATTTCAAGGCCTTTGCCGAAACGCAGCGGATTCCTGTCCGTCCCTTGACCCTGATCTATGGGGCGAACAGTTCCGGGAAATCGAGCGTGCTGCACAGCCTGATTCTCGCCCGTCATGCGCAGGAGACGGGCGATCTGGATGTTCATCGTACCAATGTAGGCGGCGAATCGGTGGATCTGGGTGGGTTCCGTCAGTATGTTCATAGGCGTGAGGCCAATCGCCGGGTCGGGTGGGCCATGGACCTGGATACGAGTTCATTCAAGGACCGGCTCGCAGAAATTTTCGCGCCCGTAAAGCAGGTCACGATGATTCTCAACCTGGGTATCAGCCTGGACGATCAGGACCGCCCACTCCCGGAGTCAGTCCCTGAAATCCACACTTATGAACTTCTCGCTGATGGCCAGAGCCTTCTCCGGATGAGCCGCCGCAGAGACGGTAAACTTCAGCTCGACCGCTTGGATCACGAACATCCTGTTTTTCAGGAAGTTATAAAGGCGATGGTCATGCTTTCTACCACGACCGAAACGATTCACCCGAAGGACTTTGAGAGTCTTGACAAGGCGATTGCCGAGCTTGTCCCAGAGGTGGTGGCAAAGAGCACGCAGTTTTTGCCGGACGGATTGGCGGAATCAAATGTCTTCAGCCCGGGTGGTCAGGCCAGGCTTTTTACGATCAGCAAAGCCCACAGAAAGGAGGAGTTGAGCGCGGCAGTGCGTTCTTTCCTTCCCCGCAAGATCGACGAAATTTTAAGAGGTGTTGGGCAGGTGGTCGCGGGTGAACTATCGCGGCTCAGATACTTGGGACCACTGCGATCTTATCCGCCGCGCCATCTGGCCTTTTCTCAACACCATGATCCGAACTGGTATGCCGGCGGGGGCTACGCGTGGGACGTGATTCGTCGTGACGCAAGTGTTCGGAAACTGGTTAATGAATGGCTCTCCGCGCCTGATCGACTCCAGACGCCATACGAGCTTCGTATACGCCATCTGCTAACAATTGACGACCTTGATGCGGATTACACCAAAGTAATTGAAACACTGGAACAGAGATTTGCCAGCGATGAACCTTATGACTGGGATCTTTTCGGTGAAATCTATTCTGCACTGGAGAAAATTAAACAGAACGAAGCAAGGCTCACCGAAGTCCATGAACTCAATCTCGTCGATATGAGAAGTAATACGGTTGTCAGTCATCGAGATGTAGGAATTGGTGTGAGCCAAGTACTACCCGTACTGGTGACTTCTTATGCTTCGAAACACCAGATCGTCGCTATCGAGCAACCGGAAATCCATTTGCACCCAGCGCTCCAGGCCGACTTGGGAGACGTGTTCATCCAATCTGCGCTTGGCCCAGGCAGGAACAGGTTCCTGATTGAAACGCATAGCGAACACTTGCTTTTGCGCGTAATGCGTCGGATGCGTGAAACCAGCAACGACGAACTGTCTGAAGGAGTTCCACCTATCACTCCGAAGGACGTGTGTGTGTTGTTTGTACAGCCGAAAGGAACATCATCAGCAGTGCGCCATCTGGAATTGGATGAAGAGGGTCAACTCCTTGACGCGTGGCCGGGCGGCTTCTTTGAAGAAGGCTACCGGGAACGGTTTGCATGAAGGAGGAACTGTCTGTGCTTTATGAATTTGCCATGACGCCTGACCTGTTCGACGCATCCGTAGCCAACTCAGACGGCAGAGCAAGCATTATTCTGGTCGAACTTTTGCGGGGGATAGCCGAAAACGGCCTATTGGCAACCCTCCATAAGGATCGGTGGTTACGTCATGTAACAAAGAAGCGGGCAACGACGCTTTCACCCGCATTGAAAGATAAAGTCCTTACATGTCTTTCAGTGCTGCATGATCGGCATCGGCTGGTTCGACATCCGAAGT includes these proteins:
- a CDS encoding PDDEXK nuclease domain-containing protein, with the protein product MDNHKEHKLSVKAAERLERGRKRKGVAMPVPSTHVGLPAEYGSLLSDIKHRIADIRLQVALSANAAMVILYWDIGRAILQLQAAKGWGAKVIDRLSADLREAFPDMKGLSPRNLKYMRAFADAWPDRTIVQQLAAQIPWAHNCLLLDRFEDSSTRRWYIQATIENGWSRHILSQQIDRQAHKRQGKAVHNFALTLPPADSDLARQVFKDPYLFDFLGTADPRREREVEQALVDHVQKFLLELGAGFSFVGRQVHLEFSDSDYYLDLLFYHLKLRCFIVVELKAVPFEPEFVGKLNMYLSAVDDLLRHPDDKPSIGLLLCKGKNRIKAEYALRDFGKPMGVADWQKQLAESLPGDLKTSLPSVEEIEAELSGLAREKRKKPRNPKVDD
- a CDS encoding restriction endonuclease subunit S, with product MRWPTRTLGQIATITGGSTPSRTQEEYWNGSILWLTPTDLPMPGKGIADVSDTAGKITEEGLAAISAQLLPVGTVLFSSRATIGKLGISRLPLATNQGFANFIPKNFVDAKYLAYCLLHYTAEITALAGSTTFKEVTKTALKKFKIPLPALSEQRRIVEILDQADQLRKKRAEADAKAARILPALFYKMFGDPATNPKGWPIDVLSKLVKVQGGYAFKNADFVEEGVLLVRIGNINCGEVVSTINSAHLPSFFCEEHTNYFIHNGDLLIALTGATTGKLGRFWLKEPALLNQRVGRFQPLTKEKEIINYLHLFMETDYAQNYIWQYARGFGQPNIAPRQIESMLVPVPPAELIHKFSVFCDKLIKKIKNHKPAKEKLETLYALLLHRAFIGDLTSKWREAHMKELLTEMETQAKALNVRMGS
- a CDS encoding DUF3800 domain-containing protein gives rise to the protein MKFCYFDESGMGEEPYLVIAGIIVDATRMHVTKDAWANFLGYLSKAAGRRIEEFHSREFYRGNGVWHGTDGANRARIIEAVFNWVENRKHKCVFSGIDKEEYEKKFARDERLKQFKSKWCAAAMHCTLQVQKQHQREAKTKGHSVLIFDREVSEETDFSLLIHKSPQWIDTFYGREKKQTALNQVVDVPFFADSKHILLAQVADLFAYILRTWAEIKDGLLKEKYKDEGDKMRDWSERIAPIAHPRSSRYLVRGRCKAAQLFWDLAPSSLRQL
- a CDS encoding virulence RhuM family protein, producing the protein MTNLSVKPNSSEIVLYQTEDGRTRIQVRLEDETVWLTQKLMAELFQKDVRTINEHIRNIFAEGELSPESVIRNFRITAADGKTYDTQHYNLDVIISVGYRVKSHRGTQFRIWATQRLREYIVKGFTLDDERLKQAGGGNYFDELLARIRDIRASEKVFWRKVLDIYATSIDYDPNTDTSRRFFQIVQNKMHWAAVGHTAAEIIAARANANKPHMGLTSWTGIRPTREDIEVAKNYLSAEELDTLNRIVAMYLDFAELQALSRRPMYMKDWIAKLDEFLKVSERDILTHAGKISHEEAVEKARIEYEKFRKQALEELSPVERHFIEAVKEVKKLERNKPRTTQKTRKRK
- a CDS encoding DUF3696 domain-containing protein produces the protein MLTVLRIGNFKAFAETQRIPVRPLTLIYGANSSGKSSVLHSLILARHAQETGDLDVHRTNVGGESVDLGGFRQYVHRREANRRVGWAMDLDTSSFKDRLAEIFAPVKQVTMILNLGISLDDQDRPLPESVPEIHTYELLADGQSLLRMSRRRDGKLQLDRLDHEHPVFQEVIKAMVMLSTTTETIHPKDFESLDKAIAELVPEVVAKSTQFLPDGLAESNVFSPGGQARLFTISKAHRKEELSAAVRSFLPRKIDEILRGVGQVVAGELSRLRYLGPLRSYPPRHLAFSQHHDPNWYAGGGYAWDVIRRDASVRKLVNEWLSAPDRLQTPYELRIRHLLTIDDLDADYTKVIETLEQRFASDEPYDWDLFGEIYSALEKIKQNEARLTEVHELNLVDMRSNTVVSHRDVGIGVSQVLPVLVTSYASKHQIVAIEQPEIHLHPALQADLGDVFIQSALGPGRNRFLIETHSEHLLLRVMRRMRETSNDELSEGVPPITPKDVCVLFVQPKGTSSAVRHLELDEEGQLLDAWPGGFFEEGYRERFA